From a region of the Daphnia magna isolate NIES linkage group LG1, ASM2063170v1.1, whole genome shotgun sequence genome:
- the LOC116936580 gene encoding alsin — MSESANVIAWEEGEPAAALLAPEQAMTAVVSSRLGQVFFLTEDGRVYLSTLKQDGLSGKLQELALPCQTVVGIACNSVHTIFVTDRGRVLRSELETPEKVEELAIKQPNLCCPHGVVEDGGRLFVREVSSHSKNVLFISDSSKIWAVDETKSLLPDKLPAFENKVPISIMCGTNFSVALVQDCENPTDSISKSNTSIKSNWDSLDGVNISKGGPFDGLCVVGSCLECREHSLLSLHSLDLNTSQRINQEDFKDNVNSLAQVCWSKADHLVRQSALLLNSTPQLGAAKQFLTKQLSWVTGFEADDCNNSLAASSTLDSGNNVTQQVASRVAEGVRNLGDAVNRMSRHWSGTSQEEAALQVAATPLEVSATTETSSLPAELLSSSSGEDSPAAPATPRFIVRQSLQSHHRWKRNGSSSLSLDSTLLRITDREKMTGLQPERLVSLGRQLLHTSVWAWGQGGVGQLGLSDCVSRETPTSVRHLLGIGVCKVACGSRHSLALTLDGRVLAWGANNKGQVEPGEDLSFMSIPIEVSLPFHATIRDIAAGREHTLLLTSHGEVLFMGFSMATQKSTIMRLNLPAQSPNGKPSRVWATGPLSCCLLCNQSCRCWPHWSEFVLSEQLFLRNCLKVARGILDQLESSTTNSAVRRELFDRYRDLMACTAVNVHSLIETDDCANLSIGLVRWINEYMHVWRSYGQALCNATVVHSLVLSKSENALLDPEIFPQVRRPGSDNFATLMNEPLGRLKEYSIHLENLIESHRQRNDKNMDRYKYASQRCLDMAATLMQECRTADLTKAFWDSCSAKLTDTLRTPVRRLIRESRSHPIGLVNSGRFSSHWFIILTDVLVHVSGSSSHVTYPLATIWVEPMQESENVQIKNGLSLTMPEESMTLTCPTSADKIEWLVALQSAIKQALLIGDVESNSNGRTTPPLVRSASYTFTKLPHLKDVTYKGAWLCGKMHGEGELHWPDGRVYRGSFRQNQQYGFGSSESFGPNGTTYEGSWKDGKMNGYGILKYANGDVYEGNFQDGQPHGHGTLKRGHFLTSAAHVYVGQWESGQKNGYGVMDDIVTGEKYMGMWQADARHGQAVLVTLDGLYIEGSFTNNKMTGQCVMLLEDGTSYEGEVAGVGILGGKGLLQFPNGDIIQGTFHGSWSDGIKINATLTKASLSAQSPLGPPTGLSMGHLQQQHGSGVPAERKWGAIFHQCCLTLGLSPDCAQWTADDSLRAWDQIAAVLNQSKQRTTNDNQLRPKIHHHRRQGSSVSSKSVKSERLTSTQPVNVEIPEILQHIPDYGRNQLNGDEFIRIEAYLHMALESEIHPLGKLASQIGDVYRATYVGVGAHPRLLPHAVAEVHSFVSRLYAFVRLLFPALPEDRTVHLIPNEPSSGYQELQAVVSANTLLLPLLLPRLYPPLYTLYVLHNQKLDDLYWERLQKWNRQSDSALMNFLGVDQKFFIEEIAPDGSHFPTAVDCLQQLSTTFSPGQKLRVIHQTFQEVSRSVQTHLGADYVMNMDDLFPVFLFVVVRSRIRHLGTEIHLIEDFIDKHVQNGELDVMFTTLEASYQYIQHEKMTFN, encoded by the exons TTGAAGAGCTGGCCATCAAACAGCCCAATCTTTGCTGCCCCCATGGTGTTGTTGAGGATGGAGGAAGACTCTTTGTAAGGGAAGTGTCATCTCACTCCAAGAACGTATTGTTCATCTCAGATTCTAGCAAAATTTGGGCAGTAGATGAAACAAAGTCTTTGTTGCCAGATAAGCTTCCAGCCTTCGAGAACAAAGTACCCATCAGTATTATGTGTGGCACCAACTTCAGTGTAGCTCTTGTTCAAGATTGTGAAAACCCTACTGATAGTATTAGTAAGTCCAACACTTCAATCAAAAGCAACTGGGATTCCCTGGATGGAGTAAATATTTCTAAGGGTGGTCCCTTTGATGGGTTGTGTGTGGTTGGTTCCTGCCTTGAATGCAGGGAGCATAGTCTTCTTTCACTTCATTCACTGGATCTCAATACCTCACAAAGAATTAATCAAGAAGATTTCAAGGACAATGTGAACTCCCTCGCCCAAGTTTGTTGGTCTAAGGCAGATCATTTAGTCCGCCAAAGCGCGTTGTTGCTCAATTCAACACCTCAACTCGGCGCGGCAAAGCAATTTTTAACTAAGCAGCTGTCTTGGGTTACCGGTTTCGAAGCGGATGATTGCAATAACAGTTTAGCAGCCTCATCGACGCTAGACTCTGGAAATAATGTGACTCAACAAGTGGCTAGCCGAGTAGCCGAAGGAGTTCGAAACTTGGGTGATGCTGTCAACCGCATGTCTCGCCATTGGAGCGGCACCAGCCAAGAGGAAGCAGCCCTTCAAGTTGCAGCAACTCCTCTTGAGGTTTCTGCCACGACGGAAACGAGTAGTCTTCCCGCTGAATTGCTCAGCAGTAGCAGCGGTGAGGATTCCCCTGCAGCACCGGCCACCCCGCGGTTTATTGTTCGACAGTCTCTCCAGAGTCATCATCGTTGGAAGCGCAATGGGTCTTCAAGTTTATCGCTGGATTCTACACTACTCCGAATAACTGACCGAGAGAAAATGACGGGGCTTCAACCGGAACGACTCGTTTCATTAGGCCGGCAGCTACTTCATACATCTGTTTGGGCTTGGGGTCAAGGAGGTGTAGGTCAACTTGGATTGTCTGATTGCGTCTCACGCGAAACGCCGACATCTGTTCGACATTTGTTGGGTATTGGAGTTTGCAAAGTGGCATGCGGATCGCGGCATTCGCTGGCCCTAACGTTGGATGGACGTGTACTGGCATGGGGAGCCAATAATAAAGGGCAAGTGGAACCAGGTGAAGATCTTTCTTTCATGTCAATCCCGATTGAAGTATCGCTACCTTTCCATGCCACCATCCGAGATATCGCTGCCGGAAG AGAACACACGTTGTTATTGACGAGTCATGGTGAAGTTCTTTTTATGGGCTTTTCTATGGCTACTCAAAAATCAACGATAATGAGGCTTAACCTACCTGCCCAAAGTCCCAATGGTAAACCGAGTCGAGTATGGGCAACCGGTCCTCTTAGCTGTTGTTTGCTGTGCAATCAGAGCTGCCGTTGCTGGCCACATTGGTCAGAGTTTGTTTTATCTGAACAGCTTTTTTTGCGCAATTGTCTGAAAGTTGCCCGGGGCATTTTGGATCAGTTGGAATCGTCAACAACTAATTCAGCTGTTCGTCGTGAGTTATTTGATCGCTATCGTGACCTAATGGCCTGCACTGCCGTCAATGTTCACTCTTTGATCGAGACGGACGACTGTGCTAACCTAAGCATTGGCCTCGTTCGTTGGATTAACGAATATATGCACGTATGGCGTAGTTATGGCCAGGCACTTTGTAATGCCACAGTTGTCCATTCTCTTGTACTCAGCAAGAGCGAAAATGCACTTTTGGATCCGGAAATATTTCCTCAGGTACGTCGACCAGGTAGTGATAATTTTGCAACGCTAATGAACGAACCGCTCGGTCGGCTCAAAGAGTATTCAATTCATCTGGAGAACCTGATTGAAAGTCATCGTCAACGAAATGATAAGAATATGGATCGTTATAAATATGCTAGTCAACGGTGTCTCGATATGGCTGCTACTTTGATGCAAGAGTGCCGGACTGCCGATCTTACAAAGGCTTTTTGGGATAGCTGCTCCGCAAAACTTACTG ATACCCTGAGAACCCCAGTCCGCCGCCTGATTCGCGAATCCCGATCTCACCCTATCGGTCTGGTCAATTCAGGCCGTTTTTCATCGCATTGGTTTATTATCTTGACTGACGTGTTGGTCCATGTTAGTGGTTCTTCCAGTCATGTTACCTATCCCTTGGCCACTATTTGGGTTGAGCCGATGCAGGAATCCGAAAATGTCCAAATTAAG AATGGGCTTTCTTTGACGATGCCGGAAGAGTCGATGACGCTGACTTGTCCAACTTCAGCCGACAAGATAGAATGGCTAGTAGCTCTACAGTCTGCCATTAAGCAAGCTCTCTTAATCGGCGACGTAGAATCCAATAGTAACGGGCGAACAACACCTCCGCTTGTACGCTCTGCGTCTTATACTTTTACCAAATTGCCACATCTGAAAGATGTGACCTATAAAG GAGCCTGGCTATGTGGGAAAATGCATGGGGAGGGAGAATTGCATTGGCCCGACGGCCGTGTTTACCGAGGAAGTTTCCGGCAAAACCAACAGTACGGCTTTGGTTCCTCTGAGTCTTTTGGCCCCAATGGGACGACTTACGAAGGCAGTTGGAAGGATGGCAAGATGAATGGATACGGCATTCTTAA GTACGCCAACGGGGACGTTTACGAAGGGAATTTTCAAGACGGCCAGCCGCACGGACACGGTACGCTGAAACGGGGTCATTTTCTCACGTCTGCCGCTCATGTCTATGTTGGGCAATGGGAGTCTGGCCAGAAAAACGGGTACGGTGTAATGGATGACATAGTCACTG GTGAAAAATATATGGGCATGTGGCAAGCAGATGCTAGGCATGGGCAGGCTGTTCTAGTTACGCTAGATGGCCTCTACATAGAAGGCAGTTTTACTAACAACAAGATGACCGGCCAATGTGTCATGTTGTTAGAAGACGGGACGAGCTATGAGGGAGAAGTGGCTGGTGTAGGTATTCTTGGTGGAAAAGGACTCCTCCAATTCCCAAATGGTGATATCATTCAGGGTACATTCCACGGCTCTTGGTCTGACGGCATAAAAATCAATGCTACCCTGACCAAAGCTTCATTATCCGCACAATCACCATTGGGTCCTCCTACTGGTCTATCTATGGGCCACCTACAGCAACAACATGGATCTGGTGTTCCAGCCGAACGAAAATGGGGAGCCATTTTCCATCAGTGCTGCTTAACTCTCGGTCTTTCTCCGGACTGCGCTCAATGGACAGCCGATGATTCACTTCGGGCTTGGGACCAAATTGCCGCTGTTCTTAATCAGTCGAAACAAAGAACGACCAACGACAATCAACTCCGACCCAAGATACACCATCACCGTCGCCAGGGATCATCTGTTTCATCAAAATCAGTCAAATCGGAACGTTTAACATCAACTCAACCAGTAAATGTGGAAATTCCCGAAATACTTCAACATATTCCAGACTACGGTCGAAACCAGCTCAATGGCGATGAATTCATAAGAATTGAAGCTTATTTACATATG GCTTTAGAATCGGAGATTCACCCATTAGGGAAATTGGCTTCCCAGATAGGGGATGTCTATCGAGCTACTTACGTCGGAGTGGGTGCCCACCCCCGACTTCTACCTCATGCTGTTGCCGAAGTTCACTCTTTCGTGAGCCGTCTGTATGCATTTGTTCGGCTCCTATTTCCGGCTCTTCCAGAGGATCGAACTGTCCATCTAATTCCAAATG AACCGTCCAGCGGATATCAAGAACTGCAGGCAGTTGTTTCAGCTAATACTCTACTTCTCCCCTTACTTTTGCCTCGACTTTATCCACCGCTTTATACTCTCTATGTTCTACACAATCAAAAGCTGGACGATCTTTATTGGGAACGACTGCAAAAATGGAATCGTCAATCAGACTCGGCGTTGATGAATTTTCTGGGAGTGgatcaaaaatttttcattgaagAAATTGCCCCCGATGGCAGTCATTTTCCAACAGCTGTTGATTGCCTACAACAATTAAGTACGACCTTTTCTCCTGGCCAGAAGCTTCGTGTGATTCATCAAACATTCCAAGAAGTTAGCCGTTCAGTGCAGACTCATTTGGGGGCAGATTACGTCATGAACATGGATGATCTTTTCCCAGTGTTCCTTTTCGTCGTTGTCCGTTCAAGGATTCGTCACCTTGGCACGGAAATTCATTTAATTGAAGACTTCATTGACAAGCATGTACAAAACGGCGAGCTTGATGTGATGTTTACTACGCTGGAG GCTTCCTACCAATACATACAACATGAGAAGATGACCTTTAATTAA
- the LOC116936591 gene encoding 60S ribosomal protein L17, whose protein sequence is MGRYSREPDNPTKSCKARGSNLRVHFKNTREAANTIKRMPLKRAVAFLKNVIQHKECVPFRRYNGGVGRCAQAKQWGTTQGRWPKKSAEFLLQLLKNAESNADLKGLDVDHLVIDHIQINRAPYMRRRTYRAHGRINPYMSSPCHMEVILAEKEDIVSKVKEEEVTNKKKVSKKKLARQKLSQRE, encoded by the exons ATGGGTCGGTATTCACGTGAACCAGACAACCCGACCAAGTCTTGCAAGGCTAGGGGCTCCAACCTCCGCGTCCATTTCAAG AACACGAGGGAAGCAGCCAACACAATCAAGCGTATGCCATTGAAGAGGGCTGTAGCCTTCCTCAAGAATGTCATCCAGCATAAGGAGTGTGTCCCATTCCGTCGTTACAATGGAGGTGTCGGCCGGTGCGCACAG GCTAAACAATGGGGTACCACTCAGGGACGTTGGCCCAAGAAGTCAGCTGAGTTCCTTCTTCAATTGCTGAAGAATGCAGAGTCCAATGCTGACCTTAAGGGTTTAGATGTTGATCACTTGGTCATTGATCACATTCAG ATCAACCGAGCTCCCTACATGCGCCGGAGAACATACCGTGCTCACGGAAGAATCAACCCATACATGAGCAGCCCCTGCCACATGGAAGTGATCCTGGCTGAGAAGGAAGACATTGTTTCCAAAGTCAAGGAGGAGGAAGTTACCAACAAAAAGAAGGTTTCAAAGAAGAAGTTGGCTCGCCAAAAGTTGTCACAAAGGGAATAA
- the LOC116936587 gene encoding dual specificity mitogen-activated protein kinase kinase 1 isoform X2, with protein MSKNKFNLTLPPVEPDPVSTPSPGETSGRSSNIAAAINSAKSMTQTSSVVIHTGIDGNTTMGNTTLEALQRQLEELDIDDLQRQRLHKFLSQKQEVGELTDDDFDKLGELGAGNGGVVTKVRHRPSGLIMARKLIHLEVKPAIKKQIIRELKVLHECNSPHIVGFYGAFYSDGEISICMEYMDGGSLDLILKKAGKIPEQYLGKITIAVLKGLSYLRDKHQIIHRDVKPSNILVNSRGEIKICDFGVSGQLIDSMANSFVGTRSYMSPERLQGTHYSIQSDVWSLGLSLVEMAIGMYPIPPPDPQALAAIFGAKFSEDPDNMTPSPSSRSPRQSQFPGGVSNGPRPMAIFELLDYIVNEPPPKLPSGVFSVEFKDFVDRCLKKNPAERPALRTLMGHEWVRKWTSENVEIASWVCTVIELQPSTPTKHPE; from the exons AtgtcaaaaaacaaattcaatttaACTCTTCCACCAGTGGAGCCAGACCCAGTCTCCACTCCCAGTCCTGGAGAGACATCAGGCAGAAGTAGTAACATAGCAGCAGCTATCAACTCTGCCAAGTCAATGACACAGACTAGTAGTGTAGTAATACACACTGGAATTGA TGGAAATACAACAATGGGAAATACAACATTAGAAGCGTTACAAAGACAGCTAGAAGAACTAGATATTGATGACCTTCAGAGACAGAGATTGCACAAGTTTCTCTCACAAAAACAGGAAGTTGGAGAATTGACTGATGATGATTTTGACAAACTTGGTGAACTAGGTGCTGGAAATGGTGGAGTAGTAACAAAAGTCAGACACCGTCCTTCAGGTTTAATCATGGCCAGAAAG CTAATACATCTTGAAGTGAAGCCTGCTATCAAAAAGCAAATTATAAGGGAGCTGAAAGTCCTTCATGAGTGTAACTCACCTCACATAGTAGGTTTTTATGGAGCATTCTACAG tGATGGGGAAATAAGTATTTGTATGGAATATATGGATGGGGGATCATTGGACTTGATTCTAAAGAAAGCAGGCAAAATTCCAGAACAATATTTAGGAAAGATAACCATTGCT GTTCTGAAAGGGTTGAGCTATCTCCGAGACAAACACCAAATTATACATCGGGATGTCAAACCAAGCAATATTCTGGTCAATAGTCGAGGCGAGATCAAGATTTGCGACTTTGGAGTCTCAGGCCAACTCATTGACTCTATGGCGAATTCATTTGTAGGAACAAGAAGTTACATGTCG CCAGAGCGGCTACAGGGAACACACTATTCTATTCAAAGTGATGTATGGTCTCTGGGGCTTTCGTTGGTTGAAATGGCAATAGGCATGTACCCTATTCCGCCACCTGACCCGCAAGCTTTAGCTGCCATTTTTGGTGCGAAGTTCAGTGAAGACCCTGACAACATGACACCGTCACCCAGCAGTCGATCCCCTCGTCAAA GCCAATTTCCCGGAGGAGTAAGTAACGGTCCCAGGCCAATGGCAATATTTGAGCTTCTGGATTATATCGTCAATGAACCGCCACCCAAACTACCATCTGGCGTCTTCTCCGTAGAATTCAAAGACTTCGTTGATCGGTGTCTCAAGAAGAATCCGGCTGAACGCCCTGCTCTTCGCACCTTAATG GGTCACGAATGGGTAAGGAAATGGACTTCTGAAAATGTAGAAATTGCTAGTTGGGTATGCACGGTCATCGAGTTACAGCCTTCCACACCCACTAAACATCCCGAATaa
- the LOC116936587 gene encoding dual specificity mitogen-activated protein kinase kinase 1 isoform X1 gives MSKNKFNLTLPPVEPDPVSTPSPGETSGRSSNIAAAINSAKSMTQTSSVVIHTGIDSGNTTMGNTTLEALQRQLEELDIDDLQRQRLHKFLSQKQEVGELTDDDFDKLGELGAGNGGVVTKVRHRPSGLIMARKLIHLEVKPAIKKQIIRELKVLHECNSPHIVGFYGAFYSDGEISICMEYMDGGSLDLILKKAGKIPEQYLGKITIAVLKGLSYLRDKHQIIHRDVKPSNILVNSRGEIKICDFGVSGQLIDSMANSFVGTRSYMSPERLQGTHYSIQSDVWSLGLSLVEMAIGMYPIPPPDPQALAAIFGAKFSEDPDNMTPSPSSRSPRQSQFPGGVSNGPRPMAIFELLDYIVNEPPPKLPSGVFSVEFKDFVDRCLKKNPAERPALRTLMGHEWVRKWTSENVEIASWVCTVIELQPSTPTKHPE, from the exons AtgtcaaaaaacaaattcaatttaACTCTTCCACCAGTGGAGCCAGACCCAGTCTCCACTCCCAGTCCTGGAGAGACATCAGGCAGAAGTAGTAACATAGCAGCAGCTATCAACTCTGCCAAGTCAATGACACAGACTAGTAGTGTAGTAATACACACTGGAATTGA CAGTGGAAATACAACAATGGGAAATACAACATTAGAAGCGTTACAAAGACAGCTAGAAGAACTAGATATTGATGACCTTCAGAGACAGAGATTGCACAAGTTTCTCTCACAAAAACAGGAAGTTGGAGAATTGACTGATGATGATTTTGACAAACTTGGTGAACTAGGTGCTGGAAATGGTGGAGTAGTAACAAAAGTCAGACACCGTCCTTCAGGTTTAATCATGGCCAGAAAG CTAATACATCTTGAAGTGAAGCCTGCTATCAAAAAGCAAATTATAAGGGAGCTGAAAGTCCTTCATGAGTGTAACTCACCTCACATAGTAGGTTTTTATGGAGCATTCTACAG tGATGGGGAAATAAGTATTTGTATGGAATATATGGATGGGGGATCATTGGACTTGATTCTAAAGAAAGCAGGCAAAATTCCAGAACAATATTTAGGAAAGATAACCATTGCT GTTCTGAAAGGGTTGAGCTATCTCCGAGACAAACACCAAATTATACATCGGGATGTCAAACCAAGCAATATTCTGGTCAATAGTCGAGGCGAGATCAAGATTTGCGACTTTGGAGTCTCAGGCCAACTCATTGACTCTATGGCGAATTCATTTGTAGGAACAAGAAGTTACATGTCG CCAGAGCGGCTACAGGGAACACACTATTCTATTCAAAGTGATGTATGGTCTCTGGGGCTTTCGTTGGTTGAAATGGCAATAGGCATGTACCCTATTCCGCCACCTGACCCGCAAGCTTTAGCTGCCATTTTTGGTGCGAAGTTCAGTGAAGACCCTGACAACATGACACCGTCACCCAGCAGTCGATCCCCTCGTCAAA GCCAATTTCCCGGAGGAGTAAGTAACGGTCCCAGGCCAATGGCAATATTTGAGCTTCTGGATTATATCGTCAATGAACCGCCACCCAAACTACCATCTGGCGTCTTCTCCGTAGAATTCAAAGACTTCGTTGATCGGTGTCTCAAGAAGAATCCGGCTGAACGCCCTGCTCTTCGCACCTTAATG GGTCACGAATGGGTAAGGAAATGGACTTCTGAAAATGTAGAAATTGCTAGTTGGGTATGCACGGTCATCGAGTTACAGCCTTCCACACCCACTAAACATCCCGAATaa
- the LOC116936586 gene encoding integrator complex subunit 14, which translates to MPLAIVLDVSLSMSRVASTPDDEEEYQRKHLAVQGINVLLDHLNAHSKLEFVSLVVFSSLYEILSSFTRDYDAVRAKLQNIEDRDKTCLEAALHGVSMLINEEWGQNTPCHILLITDGSSSLNILGLSRSLLNASNRGASRTEETLPFLPFNFPAKFHVIPITAPDDPSLAVSMPVYQKLIDLSGAEGSVFVPEGGLSSKSVQNLFAKIAELHYSSFEGTLRSGSLSDSILLYPPPRDHHHIGDMEVIHCKISKDITICGFVDLVDVASPPAVSRHLVLPVHSANKGDASLAELKAEGETEDDLLAVPEEGKNPSFCVLLHGALKVENMGAICSVGEKWFGLLYSWADSKKKSNLMLSIFEPGTKCIPWLGDLSLLGSLSEASAPGSFTTFPIKPNEKRSYAQSCVVWVQPGNLQADIQKILRHARKMPDKTQHFYKELNRLKRAALSMGFADLMETMAVILDRECTLLPHTAHPDCAIQLTHAAAQLRLSRDVRHNITALRTKFTHDD; encoded by the exons ATGCCTCTTGCGATCGTATTAGACGTTTCTCTTTCTATGTCAAGAGTAGCAAGTACTCCAGACGACGAGGAAGAATACCAGAGAAAGCATTTAGCCGTTCAAGGAATTAACGTTTTATTGGATCATCTTAACGCTCACTCTAAACTCGAGTTTGTTTCATTG GTTGTCTTTTCGTCACTGTATGAAATTCTCAGCTCATTTACCAGAGATTATGATGCTGTTAGAGCCAAACTGCAGAATATAGAAGACCGTGATAAAACCTGTTTGGAAGCTGCTTTACATGGTGTCAGTATGTTGATAAATGAAGAGTGGGGACAAAACACACCTTGTCAT ATACTCCTTATTACGGATGGGAGCTCAAGTCTTAATATTTTGGGACTGTCACGAAGTCTGCTAAATGCAAGCAACAGAGGTGCTTCAAGGACAGAAGAAACTCTACCCTTTCTGCCTTTCAATTTTCCAGCCAAATTCCATGTAATACCTATCACAGCCCCAGATGACCCATCTCTGGCTGTTAGTATGCCAGTATATCAAAAACTAATTGATCTGTCTGGAGCAGAAGGAAGTGTCTTTGTACCAGAAGGAGGACTCTCCTCAAAG AGCGTGCAAAACTTGTTCGCCAAAATTGCCGAACTTCATTACAGTTCGTTTGAGGGCACTTTGCGATCAGGTTCACTGTCCGATTCAATCTTACTATATCCTCCTCCTCGA GATCATCACCACATTGGAGATATGGAAGTTATTCATTGTAAAATTTCGAAAGATATCACCATATGTGGTTTCGTCGACCTAGTTGATGTTGCAAGTCCGCCTGCCGTGTCGAGACACCTAGTGCTTCCCGTACACTCGGCCAACAAGGGTGATGCTTCGTTGGCCGAGCTAAAAGCTGAGGGCGAAACGGAGGACGATCTGTTGGCCGTGCCAGAAGAAGGAAAGAATCCGTCGTTCTGCGTTCTACTTCATGGGGCGCTTAAA GTAGAAAACATGGGCGCTATATGCAGCGTAGGAGAAAAGTGGTTCGGCCTTCTATACTCTTGGGCCGAcagcaaaaagaaatcgaatttGATGCTTTCTATTTTCGAACCAG GAACAAAGTGCATACCTTGGCTTGGGGACTTAAGTTTGCTTGGCTCACTAAGCGAGGCCTCCGCCCCGGGCAGTTTTACCACTTTTCCAATCAAACCTAATGAAAAGCGAAGTTATGCCCAAAGTTGTGTGGTCTGGGTGCAACCAGGCAATTTACAGGCTGACATTCAGAAAATCTTACGCCACGCAAGGAAAATGCCGGATAAGACTCAGCACTTTTATAAG GAGCTGAACCGGCTTAAACGAGCAGCGCTTTCCATGGGGTTTGCTGATTTAATGGAGACGATGGCCGTTATTTTGGATCGAGAATGCACTCTTCTTCCACATACTGCACATCCAGATTGTGCCATCCAGTTGACGCATGCGGCTGCCCAACTGCGGCTGTCACGAGATGTTCGCCACAATATCACCGCACTTCGCACTAAATTCACTCACGATGATTGA